One part of the uncultured Bacteroides sp. genome encodes these proteins:
- a CDS encoding acyl-ACP thioesterase domain-containing protein, which produces MNEEESKIGTYHFIAEPFHVDFSGRLTMGVLGNHLLNCAGFHSTDRGFGIASLNEDNYTWVLSRLAIELDEMPYQYEAFTIQTWVENVYRLFTDRNFAILNKDGKTIGYARSVWAMINLTTRQPADLLALHGGGIVDYICKDPCPIEKPSRIKLNEQDVSSSLFARYSDIDINGHVNSIRYIEHILDLFPLEIYQTKRIRRFEMAYVAESYYGDELSFIKERLGDNEFHLEVKKNRRDVVCRSKIVFE; this is translated from the coding sequence ATGAATGAAGAGGAGAGTAAAATAGGAACTTATCACTTCATCGCAGAGCCTTTTCATGTAGATTTTAGTGGTAGGCTTACGATGGGAGTGCTGGGTAATCATTTGCTGAATTGTGCGGGATTTCATTCGACAGATCGTGGTTTTGGTATCGCCTCTTTGAATGAAGATAATTATACGTGGGTTCTTTCTAGGCTGGCTATTGAATTGGATGAAATGCCTTATCAATATGAGGCTTTTACCATTCAAACTTGGGTAGAAAATGTATATAGGCTTTTTACGGATCGTAATTTTGCTATATTAAACAAAGACGGTAAAACGATTGGATATGCTCGTTCTGTATGGGCTATGATCAATTTAACTACTCGTCAGCCGGCTGACTTATTGGCTTTACATGGAGGAGGTATTGTTGATTATATATGCAAGGATCCTTGTCCTATAGAAAAACCGTCTCGTATAAAGCTTAATGAACAAGATGTCAGTTCGTCTTTGTTTGCTCGATATAGTGATATTGATATTAACGGGCATGTAAATAGCATTCGGTATATAGAACACATTCTTGACTTATTTCCTCTTGAAATATATCAAACAAAACGTATTCGTCGTTTTGAAATGGCTTATGTGGCTGAAAGTTACTATGGAGATGAGCTGTCTTTTATTAAAGAAAGACTTGGAGATAATGAGTTTCACTTAGAAGTTAAAAAGAATAGGCGAGATGTTGTTTGTCGTTCTAAAATAGTATTTGAATAA
- the ilvB gene encoding biosynthetic-type acetolactate synthase large subunit, which yields MEKQLITGSEALIRSLIHEGVETVFGYPGGAIMPVYDCLYDYKEKLNHVLVRHEQGATHAAQGYARVSGKVGVCFVTSGPGATNAVTGIGDAILDSTPMVVIAGQVGSSLLGTDAFQEIDIVSITQPITKWSYQIRRAEDIPWAVARAFYIASSGRPGPVVLDFAKNAQFEKTEYEPFKLDYIRSYVPVPEVEMSAVSQAAKLINSSKKPLALVGQGVELGDAQLELVDFLEKADIPAGCTLLGLSALPSGHPLNKGMLGMHGNLAPNIKTNDCDVLIAIGMRFDDRVTGNLKTYAKQAKIIHFDIDPAEIDKNVKTDVAVLGDCKESLAAVTKLLEKNTHREWRDSFKEFEDKEYDQVIEKELTPQKGSITMGEVVNDVSEATNHEAILVTDVGQNQMVAARYFRFTKNRSMVTSGGLGTMGFGLPAAIGAAFGASDRTVCLFCGDGGLQMTIQEFGTIMETGINVKIILLNNNFLGMVRQWQELFFEERYSNTPMINPDFIRIASAYGIKGKKVVERAELADGIKEMLATSGSFLLEVVVRRDSMVYPMTPAGGTVTNMLLG from the coding sequence ATGGAAAAACAACTCATAACAGGCTCAGAGGCGTTGATTCGCTCATTGATTCATGAAGGGGTGGAAACCGTTTTTGGCTATCCTGGCGGAGCTATTATGCCAGTCTACGATTGCTTATACGATTATAAAGAGAAATTAAATCACGTACTTGTTCGTCATGAACAAGGTGCTACACATGCTGCGCAAGGATATGCTCGTGTTTCTGGAAAAGTGGGAGTTTGCTTCGTTACAAGCGGTCCGGGTGCTACAAATGCTGTTACAGGTATTGGTGATGCAATACTTGATAGTACGCCAATGGTTGTTATTGCTGGACAAGTTGGATCATCTTTATTAGGAACTGATGCTTTTCAAGAGATAGATATTGTTAGTATTACGCAGCCAATAACAAAATGGAGTTACCAGATTCGTCGTGCTGAAGATATTCCATGGGCAGTAGCTCGGGCTTTTTATATTGCCAGTAGTGGAAGACCCGGACCGGTTGTTCTTGATTTTGCAAAAAACGCTCAATTTGAAAAGACAGAATATGAACCTTTTAAATTGGATTATATTCGTAGTTATGTTCCCGTACCTGAGGTTGAAATGAGTGCTGTTTCTCAAGCTGCTAAGTTAATAAATTCATCAAAAAAACCTTTAGCTCTTGTAGGACAAGGTGTTGAATTGGGGGATGCGCAACTAGAATTGGTTGATTTTCTAGAGAAGGCAGATATTCCTGCAGGATGTACTTTACTTGGTTTATCAGCTCTTCCTTCAGGGCACCCTTTGAATAAAGGTATGTTAGGTATGCACGGTAATTTGGCACCCAATATTAAAACAAATGATTGTGATGTACTTATTGCTATCGGGATGCGTTTTGATGATCGCGTGACTGGGAATCTGAAAACTTACGCAAAACAGGCCAAAATTATTCATTTCGATATTGATCCGGCGGAAATAGATAAAAATGTGAAGACGGATGTAGCTGTATTGGGTGATTGCAAGGAATCGCTTGCTGCTGTAACTAAACTTTTAGAGAAGAATACGCATCGCGAATGGAGAGATAGTTTTAAAGAGTTTGAAGATAAAGAGTATGATCAAGTTATAGAAAAAGAACTGACTCCTCAAAAAGGTTCGATAACTATGGGCGAGGTGGTAAATGATGTATCTGAGGCAACTAATCATGAAGCTATTCTTGTTACTGACGTAGGACAAAACCAAATGGTGGCAGCTCGTTATTTCCGTTTTACTAAAAATAGAAGTATGGTTACTTCGGGAGGTTTAGGTACAATGGGCTTCGGACTTCCTGCAGCAATTGGAGCTGCTTTTGGTGCATCAGACAGAACAGTTTGTTTGTTTTGTGGAGATGGTGGTTTACAGATGACTATTCAAGAATTTGGTACTATTATGGAAACTGGAATTAATGTGAAAATAATACTACTTAATAATAATTTTCTTGGCATGGTACGCCAATGGCAGGAGCTCTTTTTTGAGGAAAGATATTCTAATACCCCTATGATTAATCCTGATTTTATCAGAATTGCATCTGCATATGGTATTAAAGGTAAAAAAGTTGTGGAACGCGCTGAATTAGCCGATGGCATTAAAGAAATGTTGGCTACTTCGGGTTCATTTCTTTTGGAAGTTGTGGTAAGAAGAGATAGCATGGTCTATCCGATGACCCCTGCGGGAGGTACAGTTACAAATATGTTATTAGGTTAA
- the ilvN gene encoding acetolactate synthase small subunit — MDKTLYTLNVYSENIAGILNQITTIFTRRQLNIESLNVSASSIKGIHKYTITLCTDEDTIQKVTKQIEKRIDVVQAHYFTDDEIFYREIALYKVPTNELLESNQIEAIVSTHNARIIEVNSTFLVIQKSGTTEETQALYDELTKIGILQFVRSGRIAITKSCVEKLSGYLAEREAKHIRSKKICEE; from the coding sequence ATGGATAAAACATTATATACTCTCAATGTTTACTCTGAAAATATAGCAGGTATTCTTAATCAGATAACGACTATATTTACCCGTAGACAATTGAATATAGAAAGTTTGAATGTTTCGGCTTCTTCTATTAAAGGTATTCATAAGTATACTATTACTTTGTGTACAGATGAGGATACCATACAAAAAGTGACAAAGCAGATAGAGAAACGTATTGATGTGGTACAAGCTCATTATTTCACTGATGATGAAATATTCTATAGAGAGATAGCTCTTTATAAAGTTCCCACAAATGAACTTCTTGAAAGCAACCAAATAGAAGCGATTGTTAGTACTCATAATGCACGTATCATTGAAGTCAATTCTACTTTTTTGGTAATCCAAAAGTCTGGTACTACAGAGGAAACACAGGCTCTTTATGATGAGCTGACCAAAATTGGAATCTTGCAATTTGTTCGTTCTGGACGTATTGCAATTACCAAAAGTTGTGTTGAAAAACTCAGTGGATATCTTGCCGAGAGAGAAGCAAAACATATTCGCAGTAAAAAGATTTGTGAAGAATGA